A part of Cervus elaphus chromosome 11, mCerEla1.1, whole genome shotgun sequence genomic DNA contains:
- the LOC122702941 gene encoding olfactory receptor 1J4-like gives MRENQSSVSKFLLLGLPIQPEQQGVFFALFLGIYLITVLGNLLILLLIRLDTRLHTPMYFFLSHLAFSDVFFSSVTVPKMLVNMQTQDRSIPYAGCIAQMYFFLLFVCLDNFLLAVMAYDRYVAICQPLHYAAVMREGLCVLLAAGSWFVSCVHALLHTVLLSRLSFCADNTIPHFFCDLAALLKLTCSDTSLNELVIFTEGGVFAFLPLSAILGSYIRIGATILRVPSIKRICKTLSTCGSHLFVVFLYYGTLAMIYFFSSANNSKVKDIVASVMYTVVTPMLNPFIYSLRNRDMKLALGILYRKGIIFAK, from the coding sequence atgAGGGAAAACCAGAGCAGCGTGTCCAAattcctcctcctggggctccCCATCCAGCCAGAGCAGCAGGGCGTGTTCTTTGCCCTGTTCCTGGGCATCTACTTGATCACTGTGCTGGGCAACCTGCTCATCCTCCTGCTCATCAGACTGGACACtcgcctccacacccccatgtacttcttcctcagccaCTTGGCCTTCTCTGATgtgtttttctcatctgtcacTGTCCCTAAGATGCTTGTGAACATGCAGACTCAAGATCGATCCATCCCTTATGCGGGGTGCATAGCACAgatgtatttttttctactttttgtttgTCTTGACAATTTCCTTCTTGCAGTGATGGCTTACGACAGGTACGTGGCCATTTGTCAGCCACTCCACTATGCCGCCGTCATGAGGGAGGGGTTGTGTGTCCTACTGGCAGCTGGATCCTGGTTCGTCTCTTGTGTCCACGCCCTGTTGCATACTGTGCTTCTGTCCCGACTGTCTTTCTGTGCAGACAATACCATCCCCCATTTCTTCTGTGATCTCGCTGCCCTCTTAAAGTTGACCTGCTCAGACACCTCCCTCAATGAGTTAGTTATCTTCACTGAGGGGGGCGTGTTTGCCTTCTTGCCATTGAGTGCTATTTTGGGCTCTTATATCCGCATTGGGGCCACCATCCTGAGGGTCCCGTCCATCAAGCGAATCTGCAAAACCTTGTCCACGTGTGGCTCCCACCTCTTTGTGGTATTTTTGTACTATGGGACTCTTGCAatgatttacttcttttcttcAGCAAACAATTCCAAAGTCAAAGACatagttgcttcagttatgtatACTGTGGTGACGCCCATGTTAAACCCCTttatctacagcctgaggaacagaGACATGAAATTGGCCCTGGGGATTCTTTACAGGAAAGGGATTATTTTTGCCAAGTAA
- the LOC122703088 gene encoding olfactory receptor 1J4-like produces MFTDISYILHFSAEIKKRMKRENQSSMSEFLLLGLPILPEQQGMFFALFLGVYLTTLLGNLLILLLIKLDPRLHTPMYFFLSHLAFTDVSFSSVTIPRMLISMHIQQQSIPYVECISQMYFFILFGCLDNFLLAVMAYDRYVAICQPLYYITVMRQELCISLVAVSWFFCCIHALLHTLLLVQLSFSAENTIPNFFCDLPALLKMSCSDISINELVIFTEGGMLFILPLSIILGSYVRIGTIVLRGPSTKRLFKAFSTCGSHLFVVSLYYGTLAGVYFFSSLWDSNDKYIIASVIYAVVTPMLNPFIYSLRNRDIKQALEIFLNRANFLK; encoded by the coding sequence ATGTTCACTGACATTTCCTACATTCTCCacttttcagcagaaattaaGAAGAGAATGAAGAGGGAGAACCAGAGCAGCATGTCCGAgttcctcctcctggggctccCCATCCTGCCAGAACAACAGGGCATGTTCTTTGCCCTGTTCCTGGGCGTGTACCTGACCACACTGCTGGGGAATCTACTCATCCTCCTGCTCATCAAGCTGGACCCtcgcctccacacccccatgtacttcttcctcagccaCTTGGCCTTCACTGATGTCTCCTTTTCATCTGTTACTATCCCTAGGATGCTGATAAGCATGCATATTCAGCAACAATCCATCCCCTATGTGGAGTGCATTTCCCAGAtgtattttttcatactttttggcTGTCTTGACAACTTCCTTCTCGCAGTGATGGCATATGACAGGTACGTGGCCATATGTCAGCCACTTTACTACATCACTGTCATGAGGCAGGAGCTGTGTATCTCACTAGTAGCTGTGTCCTGGTTCTTCTGCTGTATCCATGCCCTGTTGCACACCCTCCTCTTGGTCCAACTATCCTTCTCTGCTGAAAATACCATCCCCAACTTCTTCTGTGACCTCCCTGCCCTCCTGAAGATGAGCTGCTCAGACATTTCCATCAATGAGCTGGTCATCTTTACCGAAGGAGGAATGCTGTTCATCTTGCCTCTGAGTATCATCTTGGGCTCATATGTTCGTATAGGGACCATCGTCCTGAGGGGCCCCTCCACTAAGAGACTCTTTAAAGCCTTCTCCACTTGTGGCTCTCATCTCTTTGTGGTATCTTTGTACTATGGAACACTTGCTGGGGTTTACTTTTTCTCCTCATTATGGGACTCCAATGACAAATATataattgcttcagtcatatatGCAGTAGTTActcccatgctgaacccctttATCTACAGCCTCAGAAACAGAGACATAAAACAAGCCCTAGAGATATTTCTCAATAGGGCTAACTTCCTGAAATGA